ATAAACGTCGCCGACAATTTTAAGTCGATTGTCCCTGGCCGACAGAAAAAGTTTGCGGGTGCCGGCAAACAATTCTTCGTCGGTTGTTTTTACAACCTGATCAAACAAAGCGACATAAACCGTATTATGTTTGAGAATCATGATGTTTTTGGAGTCAACGCTAAGGGGTAGCGCGGTCGATTCCTGTGTTTTTTTGATTTTCAACCAGGCAGGCCACCAGGAAATGTCCGGCAGGTACGCTTCATCATAAAACATCAGGTAATCGTGGTAGGTTCCCTTTTCAAGCGCCGCTTCCCATTGCGACAGCAACTCGTGAACCGTTTTTTTAAGCTCATTAGATGTTTGCAAGGGAACATACGTCAGCTTGTCCACAACAATAATCGGGGTTCGGTTTAAGGTGATATATTTCGCCAGTTTGTCAATATCTCGATTTTCCAGAGCAACACAGCCGTTTGAATCTCTTGGTTTCAAAGGCTTATTGGTTCCATGCATCCAGATGGAATTCCCGTCGCGCTCAAAAATTTGATCCATCAGGTTGGGATAATCCATCGGGAATGCCCGGCTGCCGTAAATCGGTGCAAGATCCCGCTTCTGGTGCTCCTTGGTAAAAAAATAGACCCCTTCCGGTGTTTTTTTATCCCCGGCGCGGGATTTGGCCCCGCGGACTTCGCCGGTGGAGCAAGGCATGCGAAAAATTACCCGGTTTGTTTCGCCAAAAGCATATAGGTATAGATTCTGTGTGCTTGTCTCCACTATAATCGCATATTCATGTGGTTTTTCGGAGCTGGCGGAAATCAGCACATCCGGTAGGTTTTCAAGCCTGGTCTCTTTAACCGGGGCTGCCGATACCACCGCAACCACCATCAGCACCAGAATTACCCAACACCCGCTTGCCAAGGTTTTGATTCGCAACTTCAGTCCCAAAATACAACCTCCTCAATCATCTAATCCGATCCGGACGGTATCTCCTATGGCCACATTGAACTTAGCCCGGGCGCTGCCCTTGTTAACGGCAATCTCCAGATAACCGCGACTTCCTGTAATAACAAGGGGATGGCCGATTTTCGCACTGACATAATTAGGCATGACTCCCTTCAGAGTCACATCCCCGAGGACAATCACCGCTTTTTTCTCGGAGATACCATACTGTGTCAGCATATTTAAATCAATATTTGTAATTAAATTCCCGAAATGATCGATTGAAATGACGCTCCCGACAATGGTACCGGCTTCGGTGATGCATGCTTTTGGGATAGGCAGCCGTATAATCTCGTTTAGATCCAGCTCCGGACCGAATTCCGCTATGGCCGTTCCCCTGGACAAATAGGCGGCAACCGGAGCGACAATATCACGACCGTGGAAGGTCTGACTAACGGGTTTTAAAAAATAATCTGAATTTTCAATACGGATGACTTTGTCGTCGCCCGTCTCATCCAGCAACAGCGACAGGACACCATTGTCGGGTGCAATAAAAATGTGCTTATCTTTTTCATAGGCCAGAATCGCCCGGTCGCTGCCGACTCCCGGGTCAACGACAATAACATGAATCGTATTATCTGGAAAAAATCGATAGGCGGATTTGACGAGGAAGGCCGCCTGAAGGATGCCTTGCGGTTCAACCCGGTGCGAAATATCAACAATGACGGCTGCCGGATTGATGGACAATATGACCCCTTTCATCACCCCGACATATTCATCAGCAAAACCAAAATCCGTTAAGAGCGAAATAATAGACATAGGGAAAACGGGCGAATAAATAATCTCTAAAAAGAACTAAAATAACCTTTTCTGCAACCGAAAACCGAGATGTTTGTATGCCGCTTCCGATGCCTTGCGGCCTGAAGACGTTCTGATCACCAGACCGGTCTTTAGCAGAAAGGGTTCCACAACATCCACCAGCGTATCCGTTTCTTCCTGAAGCGTTGCCGCAATCGCTTCTATACCGACCGGGCCGCCATTATAAAACTCAATGATTGTTTTTAAATAGCGATGATCCAGGACTGTCAGTCCCCGTTCGTCGATCCCTTCCAGGGCGAGCGCGGCGATAACGGTTTTTCGTGAAATTATGCCATCGGCCCGGACCTGGGCATAATCCCTAACGCGCTTCAGCAGCCGGTTGGCAACCCGTGGGGTTCCCCGGGATCGCTTGGACAGTTCAATCGCCGCCTCGTCATCAATCTCCACTTGCAGCAGGCCGGCTGATCGTTTTGTAATGGTTACCAAATCCGTGTCGGTATAGAAATCAAGACTTCTGAAAATGCCGAACCGATCCCGCAGCGGCGCCGATAAGAGCCCTACCCGTGTCGTTGCACCCACCAGCACAAAACGATTGAGCCGGTAGCGGTGACTGCGGGCATGAACGCCTTTGTCAAACACAAAGTCCACGGCAAAATCCTCCATGGCCGGGTAAAGAAATTCTTCAACCGGTTTGGGAATGCGGTGGATTTCATCAATGAACAGGACTTGACCGTCTTCAAGGTTCGTTAGAATGCCAATTAAGTCTCCGCCCTTATCAAGCGCCGGACCTGAGGTCACCGTGAGATGTTTTCCCATTTCATTGGCAATAATATGCGCCAGGGTTGTCTTGCCTAAACCGGGAGGACCGTGAAAAATGACATGATCAGGCGGTTCGCCGCGTTTATTGGCTGCTTCAATGGCAATTTTAAGCGTTTCAACCACCTCGGGCTGACCGATATATTCCGACAGGCGGGTAGGACGCAGGGACAGGATTTCCGGCTCCTGATCCATCGGCAAACACGCTCCGGAAAGCAACCCCAGGTCTTCACCAGAATATGTCTCGCTGCTGCCCTTTGTCATGATGCAATTTCACCGCGATAGACTTCTTCAAAGAGTTCTTCAGGGGTCGCGATGGCACTGTTGCGCTTCAGCGCCATTGCCACCATATTTTTGGCATCTGCACTTTTATGACCCAGTTGACGAACCAGCACGTCCATTACCTGCTGTTGGATATCCCCGGCAACAGGCGCCTCGGGCTGCTCGGTTTTTCGAATCAAGGCGAATTTGTCCATCTTCCCGGCAAGGGTGGCGATAATTTTCTGGGCGGTTCTTTTGCCGACCCCTTTGAGCCCGTTTAATTTCTGGACATCCTTTGCCTCAATCGCCCGGGCGATGTCACGAATGGGGATATTCAGCGCCTTGACGGCCTTCTGGGGACCGATGTCTTCTACAGAGATAAAAAGCTGAAAGAATTCCTTCTCGGCCTCAAGATTAAAACCGATCAGGACCGGTTTGGGTTGGCGCTCCGTTTGCTGAAAATAGATATATAACGAAACATCATCACCCGTCTTTTTTGTAATGAAGGTATCCATCACGACTGCGGGGAGCAACACTTCATACCCGACTTGATTGGCCAGCAGCAGTATCCGGTCAATATCTTTTTTTAGCAGTTTGCCTTCCAAATAACCGATCATCTGAGTTCACCATCGCTGCTGCCGAATAGTATTAAACGAGGCCTTTGAAAAATGCGCAATTTTTTCTAAGTTCAAGAAAGGTGACCCCGCCCCGGCGGGATTGAGCCTGTTGACAAATCCCGTTCAACGGGGACGCCAAAATCGGGCAATAGGGGGTGTTTTGTGAAGGCCTCTAAGCATTGCCCGCCAACCCCTTATGGCTGCGAAAAAGTCCGATAAGCGCCAAAGCGATTGCATCGGACGCATGATCCGGCTTAATCGGATTTGTTGTTTTTAAAAGATGGCGGACCGCCTTTTCCAGCTGCGCCTTATTGGCATTTCCGTTTCCGGTTAAAATCTGCTTGACCTCACGGACTGAGATTTCAACTACCGGCACACCCGCCCGGCACCCCGCCAGAAGAATTACGCCGGTAACTTTTCCCAAATTGATCCCGGACTTCGGAAATTTCAGAAGGGAAAAGACATCCTCAACCACCATGAAGTCCGGCTTTTCCTCCTCCAGAACAAGAACAAGCTTTGAAAAAATTTGATCGAGACGGTGAGCCATTGAAATGTTTTTGGGAGTATGGATACTGCCGAATGAATACCCTGAGATCTTGAGCCCTTTTCCTTTGACAATGCCGATACCGGTAGCCGCAACACCTGGATCGATCCCGATAATCTTTGTCGTCCCGGGTTCTTTTAAAATAGAATGCCTATTTAAGCTCATTGAGTTTCTTGCCGGCAACCTTGGCTTCATTGGATTCCGGATACTTATTCAATAATTCCCTTAAAATTAGGCGGGCATTGGTTTCATCGCCGATGTTCAGAAATGCAAAACCCTGTTTCAGTAATGCAGCGGAAATTTTATTCCCTTGGGGATAATTTTCTATCACCTTTTGATATTCTAAAATCGCTTTTTCATACCATTTTTCGCGATAGTAAATTTCACCGATCCAAAACTGCGCGTTGTCTGCGTTATTGGATTTCGGATACTTTTCAATCAATTCCTGAAACCCCTTCCGGGCGGTTTCATATACACCATTATCAAACGACTGCTTTGCCCGGGCATATAACTCATTATCGGAAAGTTCTTTCGTGACCTGACTCTCAACACCCTCTTTCAGAGATTTCTTCTGGGAGCCCTCAAGATTGAGGTATTGTTCCAGCCTGCTGATACGCTCCGGATAGCGGGCCGATTGCTCTTCCAAAAAAGACAGTCGGCTTTCAAGCTTCTTTTCCAAATCTTCAGCCGCTTTTGTTTTCTGTTTCAACAAATGATCGGAGACTTCCGATTTACCGCTCAAAGCCTGCATTTCCTGACGAATATCCGTCAGCATCACCCGCAAACCGGCAAGCTGCTCCCGCAGTTGCTGGTCGGTTTCCGCCTGCGTTTTTTGAACATTTTCAATCCGGGACGCCACCTGGGCGCTGTTCTGTTGCAGCCCACTGCTGCGCTGTTCCAGTTCCAAATCGCGCTGTTTTAAAGCGCTGAGTTGCCGGTCCAGCTCTGCGATGCCCTGCTCAAGCCTGGCGGTGCGCTGCTCAAGCCTGTCATTTCGCTGTGAAAGTGCCATCAAGTGATTGTTTAACGAATTGACATCCTGCTGCAGGGCGCAACCCGACAACAGAAAACCCCCTAACAAAATCAGAAATACCGATTTTTTCATGGCAGCCGTCTTCCGTCTTTATTATTTTTTTAGAGTATCTGAGTTTTTCAAGGCTAAAAGCCTTTTATCCGCCGCCGGAGCTTTAATTCAGCCCTGGACGTATGTATAGAGATCGCCTCAAAACAGTCTCTTAGAAATGACTCACCTGTTTCGTACCTAAAAAATTGCCCGCCGGAGTAGGCGGGCAATTTAAAACCGGAGCGGCAAGCGGCAGCATCCTGCCGCTTGCCGGCCTCCCTAAAGAAACCATAACGTCGTCGCGCTCGGCGTATATCGGATAGATCTTACTCAAGCACGAAATGAGCCCGCCGGTTTTGTGACCAGGCGCTTTCATCTTTCCCTTTTTCAAACGGGCGTTCTTCGCCATAACTGATGGTCGACATCCGTGTGGCCGAAATGCCCAGATCAACCAGAAATGCCTTGGCGGCTTCCGCGCGTCTCCATCCCAGCGCAAGGTTATATTCATTGGATCCGCGTTCATCGCAATGCCCCTCGATGATAACCGAAGCTTTCTCGTGTTCCTTCAGCCATCCCGCCTTTCGTTTCAGCCGGTCCTGGGCCATCGCCGTCAAGACAGAGCTGTCAAAATCAAACTGAACCAGTTCGGTCAGGAATACATTCTTTTTGGCTTCTTCAAGGTATTTTGCGATTTCTGCCTCTCGGCGTTCTTGCTCAAGTTGCGCTTCTCGCAGCTGCTGGGCTTTAAGGCGTTCTTCCTCCAGCTTCCGTAGCCTTTCAGCTTCCATTCGCTGTTTTTCAAGTGCTTCTGCTTCCGCGCGGGCCTTGTCGGCCGCCGAGGTATCCTCTTTGACCGCGGCCGCGGCCGTCTCTTTGGCCATCTCGCTCTTGGGCATCTCGCTCACGGACGCTTCGGACTTTACGGTTTTTTTTGCACATGAGGCTGTAAACAGCAGCCCGGGAATCACTAATAACAGTGCCAAACTTATCCAAAATTTTTTTTGCATTTTTTTCCTCCTTTTAAATATCCACGTAAACTTAATCATTCATAATCCGCAATGACCAATTGGGCGCTGTCTGCTCACCCGGCAGGGTCAGCAGGCGACGCTGGTCTGTTCCATAAGCAGTCATTACATAGATTCTTGAAGCCCCTTCCCGCGTCGAACTAAAGGCAATCAAATTCCCGTCCGGTGACCACGACGGCGCTTCATTGTCGCCTGCGTCCTGGGTCAGTTTGACCAGACTCTGACCGTCGGCCGTAATAACATAAATATCAAATTGTCCTTTTTGCATACCGGCATAAGCGATCCGATCCCCTTTGGCTGACCAGCTAGGAGATGTATTATAACCGCCTTCAAATGTCAACCGCTCGGTCCGGCCGGTATATAAATCCATGATATAAATCTGGGGAGTTCCCGACCGGTTCGACACAAAGGCCATTTTCTTGCCGTCCGGCGACCAGGAAGGAGACACATCAATCCCCCAGCTTTTTGTTAACCTTTTAATAATTTTTCCGCTTCCGGTCAACATATATATTTCCGGATCACCCTCAAACGAAAGGGTTGCCGCGAGTGAAAATTGGTTCGGCATCCAGGCCGGCGACATGTTCAGCCCTTTTTCAGAAACGATCGCCCCCCTTTTTTCCTCCAGATACATGATATAAAGATCGGGATTTCCCTTGGTATAGGCGGTATACGCAATCCATTTTCCGTCCGAAGACCAGGCCGGCGAAAGGGTGATATTATTTGTGTGCGTCACCTGACGGGAGTTGTAGCCGTCAAAATCACAAATGTATACTTCCTTATTTCCGGTGCCATTTGAAATAAATGCGATTTTGCTGCTGAAAACACCCTGCTCGCCTGTCAGAGAAAAAATTACATCGCTGGCAAACCGCTGGATCATTCTGCGTTGGTCTTTGACCCAGCCTTTGTATCTTTTGCCGACAATTAATTTGGCCTTGATGGTATCAAACAGACGCAGTTCCATTTCAGCCATATCGTTATTGATCAGGATGCCGCCGGTGATCAATAGTTCTGCGCCGATCCCCGTCCAGTTCCTGAAAACGATATCAGGGATGTCGATATGGGGCTGCTGGGGGTCGGACAGAAAAGCGGCACGGTCGATTATTTTAAAATATCCCGTGTATTCAAGTGTTTGAGACAAAAGGTCCGCCGCCGGTTTCGCTGCGTTATTTTCGGCCGAACTCTTGCTGAAAGCTTTGAATACGGGAACGGCAATCGGTATTTTTTTTAAAAAAGGATTGCTGATATTAATGTAATCATATGCCGCTCTGCCCGGCGCCGGCCATGCCAAAAGAAGTAGGGCGCACATGATGCCTGATATGATGTGTTGAATTCTGCTCATTTCACCATTATATATACCGGTTTTAGGGTTAACGCAACTGACACCCCTATTTTAGCCTTTTCCTGCCCCAAACGGCCGGGATTGGACGATCCGGAAATTGTTTTCATTGCAAACCCGCCGGCGTAAACCCCAGCATAACGTTATAAAACTGATACCCTTTGGGCAGCGCCGGAAGTGGATTCGATTTTAAGACAGCCTTATAGGCCGAATCATCCAGGTAGCTGTCGCCGGACCTTTTTTCAAATCGGACATCCTTGATTTCGCCGCTGGCCATAATGCTGATCACCAGCCTGGCCTCCAGGTCTTTGCGCTGCCCTGCCAATTGTTCCGGATAGACCCAGTTATTGCGAATATGGTATGCGATATCCTGCTGGTAAACCAGTATTTCCGGAGCAGGTTTTCCATCCCCTCCTCCCGGACCCGCCACGCCCACGCCTGCCTCGGCTGTACCGGCCATTGTCCTGTTGTCAGGCAGGCGGTTGTCCGTTTCTTTTTCACCAATTTTCCCCCGGATGCGATCGATGGCCGCCTCAACCGTGCTGGGACGTGACGCTTCGGCCTGTTCCTCAATCTGCTTAATCGCCCGCTTAACGACCCGGGCGGGCTTGAATGTTTCTTTTTTCAGCGATGTCTTTTCGCTCCACTTTTTAGGGGATAATGAAACCGTCTCTGCCGGTTTGGGTTTGGGGGCGGCCGGTTTTTCGAGTGGTGCTGCTTTAGGAGGCGGCGGCGCCTTTTCAGCCAATGGTTTCGCAGCGACTTTGCCTGAAGCAGGCCCTGTTGCATCCGGAGCCGCCTGAATTTGTGACAATGCAACCAGGCTGACGTTCACAATTGTCTGTGACATTTTTCGGCTAAACAGGTGGCTGGGAGAATAAATGACCAAGGCAAAAAAAATCAGATGGCATATCAGGGAAATGACAACCGGATACAATAGTGGGCGCAGTTCGCCCTCTGCCCCGAGAAGTAAATAAACACGCCCTTGCATACCGTCTCTTTATTTCCTTTTGCCGGATTTCCGGTCTATGCCGCTTGCAGGTATCGGCTCCGTAACCATGCCCAGCTTTTCAACCCCGGCTTCTTTAATCTCAGACATAACCCGGACCACCATGCCATAAGAGATGTTTTTGTCGGCCCGCAAATACACATCCTGATTTTGGCGGCTTTCAATGATTTTCGATAGTTTTTCCTGCAAAAAATCAAGGGATACCTGATAATCGTTTATAAATACCTGATTGTCTTTGTTGATCGTAATGATGAGGTGATCGGTTTCCGACGGAAGCGGCTGGGAGGTGGCTTCCGGCAGGGAGACACTGACGCCCTGAGACATCATGGGGGCCGTAACCATGAATATTATCAACAACACGAGCATCACGTCTACAAAGGGGGTTACATTGATGTCGGACATCAACCCGTTCTTATCGCCGCCTGTCATCATTCATTTCTCTCCTCGACCCGGATTAAGTCCCCCTCGATAATGTTCAAAAAATCAGATGAAAAACTTTGCAGCTCAGATTCTATGATTCTTATTTTTTGCATGAAGTAATTAAAAGCGATAACCGCCGGAATTGCCACCGCAAGGCCCGCTGCCGTTGCAACGAGTGCTTCGGAAATACCCGGCGCCACAACGGCCAGGCTGGCCGACCCCCTTAATCCGATCCCGTGA
This region of Desulfobacterales bacterium genomic DNA includes:
- the ruvB gene encoding Holliday junction branch migration DNA helicase RuvB, producing the protein MTKGSSETYSGEDLGLLSGACLPMDQEPEILSLRPTRLSEYIGQPEVVETLKIAIEAANKRGEPPDHVIFHGPPGLGKTTLAHIIANEMGKHLTVTSGPALDKGGDLIGILTNLEDGQVLFIDEIHRIPKPVEEFLYPAMEDFAVDFVFDKGVHARSHRYRLNRFVLVGATTRVGLLSAPLRDRFGIFRSLDFYTDTDLVTITKRSAGLLQVEIDDEAAIELSKRSRGTPRVANRLLKRVRDYAQVRADGIISRKTVIAALALEGIDERGLTVLDHRYLKTIIEFYNGGPVGIEAIAATLQEETDTLVDVVEPFLLKTGLVIRTSSGRKASEAAYKHLGFRLQKRLF
- a CDS encoding SAM-dependent chlorinase/fluorinase; this translates as MSIISLLTDFGFADEYVGVMKGVILSINPAAVIVDISHRVEPQGILQAAFLVKSAYRFFPDNTIHVIVVDPGVGSDRAILAYEKDKHIFIAPDNGVLSLLLDETGDDKVIRIENSDYFLKPVSQTFHGRDIVAPVAAYLSRGTAIAEFGPELDLNEIIRLPIPKACITEAGTIVGSVISIDHFGNLITNIDLNMLTQYGISEKKAVIVLGDVTLKGVMPNYVSAKIGHPLVITGSRGYLEIAVNKGSARAKFNVAIGDTVRIGLDD
- a CDS encoding crossover junction endodeoxyribonuclease RuvC; amino-acid sequence: MSLNRHSILKEPGTTKIIGIDPGVAATGIGIVKGKGLKISGYSFGSIHTPKNISMAHRLDQIFSKLVLVLEEEKPDFMVVEDVFSLLKFPKSGINLGKVTGVILLAGCRAGVPVVEISVREVKQILTGNGNANKAQLEKAVRHLLKTTNPIKPDHASDAIALALIGLFRSHKGLAGNA
- the tolR gene encoding protein TolR, whose protein sequence is MMTGGDKNGLMSDINVTPFVDVMLVLLIIFMVTAPMMSQGVSVSLPEATSQPLPSETDHLIITINKDNQVFINDYQVSLDFLQEKLSKIIESRQNQDVYLRADKNISYGMVVRVMSEIKEAGVEKLGMVTEPIPASGIDRKSGKRK
- a CDS encoding L,D-transpeptidase family protein, producing MGLKLRIKTLASGCWVILVLMVVAVVSAAPVKETRLENLPDVLISASSEKPHEYAIIVETSTQNLYLYAFGETNRVIFRMPCSTGEVRGAKSRAGDKKTPEGVYFFTKEHQKRDLAPIYGSRAFPMDYPNLMDQIFERDGNSIWMHGTNKPLKPRDSNGCVALENRDIDKLAKYITLNRTPIIVVDKLTYVPLQTSNELKKTVHELLSQWEAALEKGTYHDYLMFYDEAYLPDISWWPAWLKIKKTQESTALPLSVDSKNIMILKHNTVYVALFDQVVKTTDEELFAGTRKLFLSARDNRLKIVGDVYQVVSDESSKESGSSSPLVAAGFALGKTAKVKVAAIPKVEKEKVKVAAIPKVEKATKDDLEIKDMVADWLSAWSSKDIKRYGAYYAKDFKSQGGAGLQSWLDYKQGINQRYDYIKVSHHNLVVRNQKNKSIATFIQNYESSGLKTVGTKQLILIRENGQWRIFREIWQKK
- a CDS encoding cell envelope integrity protein TolA; the protein is MSQTIVNVSLVALSQIQAAPDATGPASGKVAAKPLAEKAPPPPKAAPLEKPAAPKPKPAETVSLSPKKWSEKTSLKKETFKPARVVKRAIKQIEEQAEASRPSTVEAAIDRIRGKIGEKETDNRLPDNRTMAGTAEAGVGVAGPGGGDGKPAPEILVYQQDIAYHIRNNWVYPEQLAGQRKDLEARLVISIMASGEIKDVRFEKRSGDSYLDDSAYKAVLKSNPLPALPKGYQFYNVMLGFTPAGLQ
- the pal gene encoding peptidoglycan-associated lipoprotein Pal, with protein sequence MQKKFWISLALLLVIPGLLFTASCAKKTVKSEASVSEMPKSEMAKETAAAAVKEDTSAADKARAEAEALEKQRMEAERLRKLEEERLKAQQLREAQLEQERREAEIAKYLEEAKKNVFLTELVQFDFDSSVLTAMAQDRLKRKAGWLKEHEKASVIIEGHCDERGSNEYNLALGWRRAEAAKAFLVDLGISATRMSTISYGEERPFEKGKDESAWSQNRRAHFVLE
- the tolB gene encoding Tol-Pal system beta propeller repeat protein TolB, which gives rise to MSRIQHIISGIMCALLLLAWPAPGRAAYDYINISNPFLKKIPIAVPVFKAFSKSSAENNAAKPAADLLSQTLEYTGYFKIIDRAAFLSDPQQPHIDIPDIVFRNWTGIGAELLITGGILINNDMAEMELRLFDTIKAKLIVGKRYKGWVKDQRRMIQRFASDVIFSLTGEQGVFSSKIAFISNGTGNKEVYICDFDGYNSRQVTHTNNITLSPAWSSDGKWIAYTAYTKGNPDLYIMYLEEKRGAIVSEKGLNMSPAWMPNQFSLAATLSFEGDPEIYMLTGSGKIIKRLTKSWGIDVSPSWSPDGKKMAFVSNRSGTPQIYIMDLYTGRTERLTFEGGYNTSPSWSAKGDRIAYAGMQKGQFDIYVITADGQSLVKLTQDAGDNEAPSWSPDGNLIAFSSTREGASRIYVMTAYGTDQRRLLTLPGEQTAPNWSLRIMND
- the ybgF gene encoding tol-pal system protein YbgF, with the protein product MKKSVFLILLGGFLLSGCALQQDVNSLNNHLMALSQRNDRLEQRTARLEQGIAELDRQLSALKQRDLELEQRSSGLQQNSAQVASRIENVQKTQAETDQQLREQLAGLRVMLTDIRQEMQALSGKSEVSDHLLKQKTKAAEDLEKKLESRLSFLEEQSARYPERISRLEQYLNLEGSQKKSLKEGVESQVTKELSDNELYARAKQSFDNGVYETARKGFQELIEKYPKSNNADNAQFWIGEIYYREKWYEKAILEYQKVIENYPQGNKISAALLKQGFAFLNIGDETNARLILRELLNKYPESNEAKVAGKKLNELK
- a CDS encoding OB-fold domain-containing protein, with the protein product MIGYLEGKLLKKDIDRILLLANQVGYEVLLPAVVMDTFITKKTGDDVSLYIYFQQTERQPKPVLIGFNLEAEKEFFQLFISVEDIGPQKAVKALNIPIRDIARAIEAKDVQKLNGLKGVGKRTAQKIIATLAGKMDKFALIRKTEQPEAPVAGDIQQQVMDVLVRQLGHKSADAKNMVAMALKRNSAIATPEELFEEVYRGEIAS